The following proteins come from a genomic window of Flavobacterium crocinum:
- a CDS encoding response regulator — protein MPQKYNLHIIIAEDDMDDADVITETFTNNPNFSKVSLVANGEELLNYLKNPSNENPDVILTDINMPIIDGIEALQQILNTNELKNIPCFVYSTSINPSYKEKCDDLGVKAYLIKPYSFEAFAEIPKTILSIIQA, from the coding sequence ATGCCACAAAAGTACAACTTACATATCATAATTGCCGAAGATGACATGGACGACGCCGATGTTATCACAGAAACTTTTACCAATAATCCCAATTTTAGCAAAGTCAGCCTTGTTGCCAATGGCGAAGAATTGCTGAATTATCTCAAAAATCCTTCTAACGAAAATCCCGATGTTATTCTTACCGATATCAATATGCCTATTATTGACGGTATCGAAGCTTTACAACAGATTTTGAATACTAATGAATTAAAAAACATTCCGTGTTTTGTGTATTCAACAAGCATTAATCCGTCTTATAAAGAAAAATGCGATGATCTGGGTGTAAAAGCGTATCTGATTAAACCGTATTCATTTGAAGCTTTTGCTGAAATTCCGAAAACTATCCTAAGCATTATTCAAGCTTAG
- a CDS encoding sensor histidine kinase produces the protein MKENKKDIADLLAEIESLKEELYESNSIVNAIKQGDVDALVVSSNGVPEIYSLETADYTYRLLIEKFGQGALSITRKGLILYCNEYFSKLVGIQSEKIIGNYLNEYFVNPEQFVSLIEALRYGITTHEILFKSENEKQTFPAYIALTDLEPAVEAIGIVITDLTEKKKHEEALIRHQKELEEKIHELNKTNRNLEEFIHVISHDLKEPLRKIVMNTSRIDGSYFKEADAKAINVMKLSALRLNSLVDDLVQYSSHTAQEERTEINLETIIAQVIEDFEVVIADKKAHIKTGKLPIIKASRVQMRQLFSNLISNAIKYSKANIAPMIEISQEENLDAEIPNQNAKFVKVQIKDNGIGMEENHLLKIFIIFQRLHARNEYSGNGIGLAICKKIMENHSGIITVESTLNEGTTFNLYFPIV, from the coding sequence TTGAAGGAGAATAAAAAAGATATAGCCGATTTATTAGCAGAAATTGAATCATTAAAGGAAGAACTTTATGAATCAAACAGCATTGTTAATGCCATAAAACAAGGAGATGTAGATGCGCTTGTGGTAAGCAGTAACGGAGTTCCCGAGATTTATTCTCTGGAAACTGCCGATTACACCTATCGTCTTCTTATTGAAAAATTTGGCCAGGGCGCATTAAGTATTACCAGAAAGGGACTTATACTGTATTGCAATGAATATTTTTCGAAACTAGTCGGCATTCAATCAGAAAAAATAATAGGGAATTACCTGAATGAATATTTTGTGAATCCTGAACAGTTTGTTTCGTTAATTGAAGCATTACGATACGGCATCACAACGCATGAAATTCTTTTTAAATCGGAGAACGAAAAACAGACTTTTCCAGCTTATATTGCCTTAACTGACCTTGAACCTGCCGTAGAAGCAATTGGTATTGTAATTACAGATTTGACGGAGAAGAAAAAGCACGAAGAAGCTTTAATTCGCCATCAGAAAGAACTAGAAGAAAAAATACATGAGTTGAATAAAACCAATCGCAATCTGGAAGAATTTATTCATGTGATCTCGCACGATTTAAAAGAACCGCTGCGGAAAATCGTAATGAACACCAGCAGGATTGACGGAAGTTATTTTAAAGAAGCCGACGCAAAAGCCATTAACGTCATGAAATTATCGGCCTTGCGTTTGAATTCACTTGTCGATGATTTGGTTCAATATTCGTCCCATACGGCGCAGGAAGAACGTACCGAAATAAATCTGGAAACTATAATTGCTCAGGTTATTGAGGATTTTGAAGTTGTAATAGCAGATAAAAAAGCACATATCAAAACTGGAAAACTACCCATAATCAAAGCTTCCAGAGTACAGATGAGACAGCTTTTTTCGAATCTTATTTCAAATGCGATCAAATACAGCAAAGCCAATATTGCTCCCATGATAGAAATTTCGCAGGAAGAAAATTTAGATGCTGAAATACCAAATCAAAACGCTAAATTTGTAAAAGTGCAGATTAAAGATAATGGTATTGGAATGGAAGAAAACCACTTGCTCAAAATCTTTATCATTTTTCAGCGTCTGCATGCCCGAAATGAATATTCAGGAAACGGTATTGGTCTCGCAATCTGTAAAAAGATTATGGAAAACCATTCCGGAATCATTACCGTTGAAAGCACATTGAACGAAGGCACAACATTTAACCTTTACTTCCCAATCGTATAA
- a CDS encoding circadian clock KaiB family protein — MEDSSDGTSTTKHKFTLFVSGMSVKSGHAIENIRKICDTYLTDNYELEIVDISRDKEQAVIHQIVAIPTLIKTQPEPKRIILGDLSDKEKVLYILNLSQ; from the coding sequence ATGGAAGATTCATCTGATGGCACTAGTACAACCAAACATAAGTTTACACTTTTTGTTTCCGGTATGTCTGTTAAATCAGGACATGCAATCGAAAATATACGCAAAATCTGCGACACCTATCTCACGGACAATTATGAATTAGAAATTGTCGATATCAGTCGTGATAAAGAACAAGCTGTAATTCATCAAATTGTAGCCATTCCGACATTGATAAAAACACAGCCGGAACCTAAAAGGATTATTCTGGGCGATTTATCAGACAAAGAAAAAGTATTATACATACTTAATTTAAGCCAGTAA
- a CDS encoding circadian clock KaiB family protein, whose product MKKEVAEWQLLLYIAGQTPKSIKALENIKKYAEEHLKGKYSIEIIDLLKNPQLAEGDQILAVPTLVRKFPEPIRKIIGDLSNEERVLVGLNIKPINS is encoded by the coding sequence ATGAAAAAAGAAGTAGCCGAATGGCAATTATTGCTTTATATAGCAGGGCAAACGCCAAAATCGATCAAGGCACTCGAAAACATAAAGAAGTATGCCGAGGAACATTTAAAAGGAAAATACAGCATCGAGATTATCGATTTACTGAAGAATCCGCAATTGGCAGAAGGCGATCAGATTTTGGCCGTACCTACTTTGGTGCGTAAATTTCCCGAGCCTATTCGTAAAATTATAGGTGACCTTTCTAATGAAGAAAGAGTGCTTGTAGGGCTTAACATCAAACCTATAAACTCTTAA